In Cystobacter ferrugineus, the following are encoded in one genomic region:
- a CDS encoding WD40 repeat domain-containing protein, producing the protein MSRGTPRAWWAAGVLLLAACRHAAPVLAPDVSARLESTPGGYLAGDAVGLEDAAVLERRDFVWTLDFSPDGAHVAFTHLAGQDYRLGLWSLGPSPARVVDASLNPSEFDVEALAFSADGALLASAGWDGVVRLFDAATGAPRASLRTEEPLTAVAFHPAGGYLAVGSARGLVTVLRAADLGFSFEARPHADRVSALAFAPDGTLYSGGWDKRIHVLDTREEAPRRDGARVRFERRSGHAVVVGTVNGGPPVRFALDARTPALVLGAAAARDAGIDTAFVQETVSLPTALGSTLARLVRAQRLRFKGLVLEGVDVAVCDACLPADVAGVLGAPFAERVDVAFDEATAEAVLTLEAPAPPAAVEERVLVFAPRATFSFEAHVNDVTVDAAGRRLGVAFSAAKAERTRAVYEREKKGLAEPPSAWNAAAVVDAGSGQVLRKWTGHEGVVASAGISPDGRALVSGSWDKRLLLWREGQEAPVAERRLGWSVRRARFGPDGRLVGVAAWTPQKVTGDQQSDPSAALFSVRYAAPSVQRR; encoded by the coding sequence GTGAGCCGGGGCACGCCGCGGGCCTGGTGGGCCGCGGGCGTCCTGCTGCTCGCGGCCTGCCGTCACGCCGCGCCCGTACTCGCTCCCGACGTCTCCGCCCGGCTCGAGTCCACGCCGGGCGGCTATCTCGCGGGAGACGCGGTGGGCCTGGAGGACGCGGCCGTGTTGGAGCGCCGCGACTTCGTCTGGACGCTCGACTTCTCGCCGGACGGCGCGCACGTGGCCTTCACCCACCTGGCCGGGCAGGACTACCGGCTCGGGCTCTGGTCCCTGGGGCCCTCGCCAGCGCGCGTGGTGGACGCCTCGCTCAACCCCTCCGAGTTCGACGTGGAGGCGCTGGCCTTCTCCGCCGACGGCGCGCTCCTGGCGAGCGCGGGGTGGGATGGCGTGGTGCGCCTGTTCGACGCGGCCACCGGAGCGCCCCGGGCGAGCCTGCGCACCGAGGAGCCCCTCACCGCCGTGGCCTTCCACCCGGCGGGCGGCTACCTGGCGGTGGGCAGTGCCCGGGGGCTCGTCACCGTGCTGCGCGCGGCGGACCTGGGCTTCTCCTTCGAGGCGCGGCCCCATGCGGACCGGGTGAGCGCGCTCGCCTTCGCGCCGGATGGGACGCTGTACTCGGGCGGTTGGGACAAGCGCATCCACGTCCTCGACACGCGCGAGGAGGCGCCCCGGCGCGACGGCGCGCGGGTGCGCTTCGAGCGGCGCTCGGGCCACGCGGTGGTGGTGGGCACCGTCAACGGCGGGCCCCCGGTGCGCTTCGCGCTGGATGCGCGCACGCCCGCCCTCGTGCTCGGCGCGGCGGCGGCGCGCGACGCGGGCATCGACACGGCCTTCGTCCAGGAGACGGTGTCCCTGCCCACCGCGCTCGGCTCCACCCTGGCGCGGCTCGTGCGCGCCCAGCGCCTGCGCTTCAAGGGCCTGGTGCTCGAGGGCGTGGACGTGGCGGTGTGTGACGCGTGCCTCCCCGCGGACGTGGCGGGGGTGTTGGGCGCGCCCTTCGCCGAGCGCGTGGACGTGGCGTTCGACGAGGCCACGGCCGAGGCCGTCCTCACCCTCGAGGCCCCCGCGCCTCCGGCCGCCGTGGAGGAGCGCGTGCTGGTGTTCGCCCCGCGCGCCACGTTCTCCTTCGAGGCGCACGTCAACGACGTCACCGTCGACGCGGCCGGGCGGCGCCTGGGAGTGGCCTTCTCGGCGGCGAAGGCCGAGCGCACCCGCGCCGTGTACGAGCGGGAGAAGAAGGGGCTCGCCGAGCCGCCCTCCGCCTGGAACGCCGCGGCGGTGGTGGACGCGGGCTCGGGCCAGGTGCTGCGCAAGTGGACGGGCCATGAGGGCGTGGTGGCCTCCGCGGGCATCTCCCCCGACGGGCGCGCGCTCGTGAGTGGAAGCTGGGACAAGCGGCTGCTGCTCTGGCGCGAGGGCCAGGAGGCTCCCGTGGCCGAGCGGCGTCTGGGCTGGTCCGTGCGCCGGGCGCGCTTCGGCCCGGACGGGCGACTCGTGGGCGTGGCCGCGTGGACGCCGCAGAAGGTGACGGGCGATCAGCAGAGCGATCCCTCCGCGGCCCTCTTCTCCGTGCGCTACGCCGCTCCCAGCGTCCAGCGGCGCTAG
- a CDS encoding penicillin-binding protein activator: MDARLSPCRALLLALTMLLAACKTPSATSSGTDSTPPSPGEVTQENPFPTKPTVKARPDSAADAALAQAAQQAQSTPGKKGAELFLAVRKAYPETTAGQEALYRAGVLFYESQDYANARKSFNELLFENPLHPEAADAKLRLGRAALEVGAYRDAYLMLSSLAERAEGAEQVRLLQDSAKAAEKAGLYGQALQIAVDLAGRAQTPEEQQAAVARVQQLVEGRAGFVDVARVVEDLPASHPAWPVLTFKLARIHYHLRDWTRLEETLNRFLAEAPSHSFAPQARELLARATRRVEVQPRTVGLLLPMTGKYKAWGEAVLRGVKLALSGSDVELIVKDTQGDVNLTGQAMEQLAYDEGAIAVLGPIASEDSRRAALLSEELQVPLLTFSRQEDITAIGPYVFRNMLTNSAQARAIADYAMKEKGLRSFAVLYPNMTYGVELANDFWDQVVANGGQVRGAETYAHDQTTFTSEAKKLVGRYYLEDRGDYVEGVREVQEQTSGQDAFRKRKAMEKMKGSVEPIIDFEAIFIPDEWRRVSLVAPALAVEDIITNACDARDLERIRKTTGKKSLKTVMLLGSNAWSSAKGASGLPELVERGGKFVNCSVYVDGFFVDSQRPATQRFVKAYRQAYNGDPSLLEAYGYDSARMLRQLLESKQAPKSRAELREALANLKDFDGATGKTSFDDKREARKPLFLLSVSNKGVTEVTPEQRASVGDM, encoded by the coding sequence ATGGATGCCCGCCTTTCTCCGTGCCGCGCCCTGTTGCTCGCGCTGACGATGCTGCTTGCCGCCTGCAAGACGCCCTCCGCCACGAGCTCCGGCACCGACTCCACCCCTCCTTCGCCGGGTGAAGTCACCCAGGAAAACCCCTTCCCGACCAAGCCCACCGTGAAGGCGCGCCCGGACTCCGCGGCGGACGCGGCGCTCGCGCAGGCGGCCCAGCAGGCCCAGTCGACGCCGGGCAAGAAGGGCGCGGAGCTCTTCCTCGCGGTGCGCAAGGCCTACCCCGAGACGACCGCGGGCCAGGAGGCGCTCTACCGCGCCGGCGTGCTCTTCTACGAGTCCCAGGACTACGCCAACGCGCGCAAGTCCTTCAACGAGCTGCTCTTCGAGAACCCGCTCCATCCCGAGGCCGCGGACGCCAAGCTCCGGCTGGGCCGCGCCGCGCTCGAGGTGGGCGCCTACCGCGACGCCTACCTGATGCTCTCCAGCCTCGCCGAGCGCGCCGAGGGCGCCGAGCAGGTGCGGCTGCTGCAGGACTCCGCCAAGGCCGCGGAGAAGGCGGGCCTCTATGGCCAGGCGCTGCAGATCGCCGTGGACCTGGCCGGCCGCGCGCAGACGCCCGAGGAGCAACAGGCCGCGGTGGCCCGGGTGCAGCAACTGGTGGAGGGCCGCGCGGGCTTCGTGGACGTGGCCCGGGTGGTGGAGGACCTGCCCGCCTCCCATCCCGCCTGGCCGGTGCTCACCTTCAAGCTGGCGCGCATCCACTACCACCTGCGCGACTGGACACGCCTGGAGGAGACGCTCAACCGCTTCCTCGCCGAGGCCCCCTCCCATTCCTTCGCGCCCCAGGCCCGTGAGCTGCTCGCGCGCGCCACGCGGCGCGTGGAGGTTCAGCCCCGGACGGTGGGGTTGCTCCTGCCCATGACGGGCAAGTACAAGGCCTGGGGCGAGGCGGTGCTGCGGGGCGTGAAGCTGGCCCTGTCCGGCAGCGACGTGGAGCTCATCGTCAAGGACACCCAGGGCGATGTGAACCTCACCGGCCAGGCGATGGAGCAGCTCGCCTATGACGAGGGCGCCATCGCGGTGCTCGGCCCCATCGCCTCCGAGGACTCGCGGCGCGCGGCGCTCCTGTCCGAGGAGCTCCAGGTGCCGCTGCTCACGTTCTCGCGCCAGGAGGACATCACCGCCATCGGGCCGTACGTCTTCCGCAACATGCTCACCAACTCGGCCCAGGCGCGCGCCATCGCCGACTACGCCATGAAGGAGAAGGGGTTGCGCAGCTTCGCCGTGCTCTACCCGAACATGACCTACGGCGTGGAGCTGGCCAACGACTTCTGGGACCAGGTGGTGGCCAACGGTGGCCAGGTGCGCGGCGCCGAGACGTACGCGCATGATCAGACGACCTTCACCTCCGAGGCCAAGAAGCTCGTGGGCCGCTACTACCTGGAGGACCGGGGCGACTACGTCGAGGGCGTGCGCGAGGTGCAGGAGCAGACGAGTGGCCAGGACGCGTTCCGCAAGCGCAAGGCCATGGAGAAGATGAAGGGCAGCGTGGAGCCCATCATCGACTTCGAGGCCATCTTCATCCCGGACGAGTGGCGGCGGGTGAGCCTGGTGGCCCCGGCGCTCGCCGTGGAGGACATCATCACCAACGCGTGCGACGCGCGCGACCTGGAGCGCATCCGCAAGACGACGGGCAAGAAGAGCCTCAAGACGGTCATGCTGCTGGGCAGCAACGCGTGGAGCAGCGCCAAGGGGGCCAGCGGCCTGCCCGAGCTCGTCGAGCGCGGGGGCAAGTTCGTCAACTGCTCGGTGTACGTGGATGGCTTCTTCGTGGACTCGCAGCGCCCGGCCACGCAGCGCTTCGTGAAGGCCTACCGCCAGGCGTACAACGGAGACCCGAGCCTCCTGGAGGCCTACGGCTATGACTCGGCGCGCATGCTGCGGCAGCTCCTCGAGAGCAAGCAGGCGCCGAAGAGCCGCGCGGAATTGCGCGAGGCGCTGGCCAACCTCAAGGACTTCGACGGTGCCACCGGCAAGACGTCCTTCGACGACAAGCGCGAGGCGCGCAAGCCCCTGTTCCTCCTGTCCGTGAGCAACAAGGGTGTCACCGAGGTGACCCCCGAGCAGAGGGCTTCCGTGGGGGACATGTGA
- a CDS encoding protein kinase domain-containing protein, with protein sequence MATYRLIRKLAAGGMAEVFLAKVVGAEGSEKPVAVKRLLPSMARDREFVELFLREARLTVCLQHPNVAQVFDLGALEGQYYMVMELVDGENLRALQRRAAARGLLLGLREVCFIVQQIAEGLAYAHGRVDAAGRPLNIIHRDVNPSNVLVSSRGEVKLADFGIAKAINAQSGTQVGVVKGRAGYLAPEQVKGAEVDQRADLFLTGLLLYELLAGRQLFQGTDYFQTLRAIAQFDVKRLVPLPGVPAALWSIITRALAPEPAARFHQARELSDALRDFLFEHRLRVGTQDVAVLFQRCFPGRRSLLEGVDGGSPEALGEEIRLGAEVGLQRPTPLTSVRSRPPFLGGPRPGTPAPARAQTEPGRVPVAAPPSSTSILEMATRVMRPARRKLGEMLLVFGKVSEPQLQGALERQRSTGGRIGELLVAEGLLSEEDVVRALSEQSGTPFISDRMLRTMPVPRLLLPLLPLEKAERLEAIPVSQQAGELVCAMREPRDPARLDELKLITGHAVRGIYATQSALRHAIGRFYRGEAVERAGESFQRLPPAGLEPRQEGATSSGPSMAGVLGQEAGSSSRAARWHSRVVDAALAMLGGAGAWGSVLASLARDVAGRLGAAPSEAESASAVAYALALAAFQESGGRFARPSCEAVRAILGRDSEELAGLIDVCARNAPPPLATAPKAVLALATAVAFLEEAGPIPLGASDASQVLVRLRAAGRLPTPALEALSGVLAESNGVRAPGPLSAHASPATVASS encoded by the coding sequence ATGGCCACGTACCGACTCATCCGCAAACTGGCGGCCGGCGGAATGGCGGAAGTGTTTCTCGCCAAGGTGGTGGGCGCGGAGGGGTCCGAGAAACCCGTGGCCGTCAAGCGCCTCCTGCCGTCCATGGCGAGGGATCGGGAGTTCGTGGAGCTCTTCCTGCGCGAGGCCCGGCTCACCGTCTGCCTCCAGCACCCCAACGTGGCGCAGGTGTTCGACCTCGGGGCGCTCGAGGGCCAGTACTACATGGTGATGGAGTTGGTGGACGGGGAGAACCTGCGCGCCCTCCAGCGCCGCGCGGCGGCGCGGGGCCTGCTGCTCGGACTGCGCGAGGTGTGCTTCATCGTCCAGCAGATCGCCGAGGGGCTCGCCTACGCGCATGGCCGCGTGGACGCGGCGGGCCGGCCGCTCAACATCATCCACCGCGACGTCAATCCGTCCAACGTGCTGGTGTCCAGCCGCGGCGAGGTGAAGCTCGCCGACTTCGGCATCGCCAAGGCCATCAACGCGCAGAGTGGCACCCAGGTGGGGGTGGTGAAGGGCAGGGCGGGCTACCTCGCCCCCGAGCAGGTGAAGGGCGCCGAGGTGGATCAGCGCGCGGACCTCTTCCTCACCGGCCTGCTGCTCTACGAGCTGCTCGCGGGTCGGCAGCTCTTCCAGGGGACGGACTACTTCCAGACGCTGCGCGCCATCGCCCAGTTCGACGTGAAGCGCCTCGTGCCGCTGCCCGGCGTGCCGGCGGCGCTCTGGAGCATCATCACCCGGGCGCTGGCGCCCGAGCCCGCGGCGCGCTTCCACCAGGCGCGAGAGCTCTCGGACGCGCTGCGCGACTTCCTCTTCGAGCACCGGTTGCGCGTGGGGACCCAGGACGTGGCGGTGCTCTTCCAGCGCTGCTTCCCGGGACGCCGCTCGCTGCTGGAGGGCGTTGACGGCGGCTCCCCCGAGGCGCTCGGGGAGGAGATCCGCCTGGGCGCGGAGGTGGGGCTGCAGCGCCCGACGCCGCTCACCTCGGTGCGCTCGCGCCCGCCGTTCCTCGGAGGGCCCCGGCCGGGCACGCCCGCTCCCGCGCGCGCGCAGACGGAGCCGGGCCGCGTTCCAGTCGCGGCCCCTCCCTCCAGCACGAGCATCCTGGAGATGGCCACGCGGGTGATGCGTCCGGCGCGCCGCAAGCTGGGCGAGATGCTCCTGGTGTTCGGCAAGGTGTCGGAGCCGCAGCTCCAGGGCGCGCTGGAGCGGCAGCGGAGCACCGGTGGGCGCATCGGCGAGCTGCTCGTCGCCGAGGGGCTGCTCTCCGAGGAGGACGTGGTGCGCGCCCTGAGCGAGCAGAGCGGCACCCCCTTCATCTCGGATCGGATGCTGCGCACCATGCCCGTGCCCCGCCTGCTGCTGCCCCTGCTGCCATTGGAGAAGGCCGAGCGGCTGGAGGCGATCCCGGTGTCGCAGCAGGCCGGAGAGCTGGTGTGCGCCATGCGCGAGCCTCGCGACCCGGCGCGTCTGGACGAGCTGAAGCTCATCACCGGGCACGCCGTGCGCGGCATCTACGCCACCCAGAGCGCCCTGCGCCACGCCATCGGCCGCTTCTACCGGGGCGAGGCCGTGGAGCGGGCCGGGGAGTCGTTCCAGCGGTTGCCGCCGGCGGGCTTGGAGCCGCGTCAGGAGGGCGCCACCTCCAGCGGTCCCTCGATGGCCGGGGTGCTCGGACAGGAGGCCGGGTCCTCGAGCCGCGCGGCACGGTGGCACTCACGCGTGGTGGACGCGGCGCTCGCGATGCTGGGAGGGGCGGGGGCATGGGGCTCCGTGCTCGCCAGTCTGGCGCGGGATGTGGCGGGCCGGCTGGGCGCGGCTCCCTCGGAGGCCGAGAGCGCCTCGGCGGTGGCGTATGCCCTGGCGCTCGCGGCCTTCCAGGAGTCCGGTGGGCGCTTCGCGCGGCCCTCGTGCGAGGCCGTGCGCGCCATCCTGGGCCGGGACTCGGAGGAGCTGGCGGGTCTCATCGACGTCTGCGCCCGGAACGCGCCGCCTCCCCTGGCGACCGCCCCCAAGGCCGTGCTGGCCCTGGCCACCGCGGTGGCCTTCCTGGAGGAAGCGGGTCCGATCCCACTCGGGGCGTCGGATGCGTCCCAGGTCCTCGTCCGGCTGCGTGCGGCTGGACGGCTGCCGACTCCCGCTCTGGAGGCCCTCTCCGGGGTGCTCGCCGAGTCCAACGGCGTCCGGGCCCCGGGGCCCCTCTCCGCCCACGCGAGCCCCGCGACCGTCGCCTCGTCCTGA
- the dnaJ gene encoding molecular chaperone DnaJ, protein MPAVSGQKRDYYEVLGVQKTVSAQELKSAFRKVALQYHPDRNPGNAEAEEKFKEASEAYEVLSDPDRRNRYDRFGHAGVGGAAGGDPFGGFQGVNINDIFGEIFGDIFGGRGGRRASNRGADLRFNLEISFEEAAFGCRPKVPIPRPKKCDTCSGTGSKSASAPKTCGTCGGAGEVRFTQGFFAVSRPCTECGGTGAVVPDPCTKCKGSGKVPSDEVIEVNIPPGVDNGTRVRLTGMGEPGDRGGPAGDLYVTVIVREHPLFQREDYDVFCEVPISFTQAALGAKIDVPTLDGKVKMTLPEGTQSGKVFRLKGKGVPHLHSGQRGDQHVRVVVETPTGLTQKQRELLEKFAEASGEEAHPQSKNFFEKVRELFG, encoded by the coding sequence ATGCCAGCGGTTTCGGGCCAGAAGCGGGACTATTACGAGGTGCTGGGGGTCCAGAAGACCGTCTCGGCGCAGGAACTCAAGAGCGCCTTTCGCAAGGTGGCCTTGCAGTATCACCCGGACCGCAACCCCGGGAACGCGGAGGCCGAGGAGAAGTTCAAGGAAGCCTCGGAGGCCTACGAGGTCCTGAGTGATCCGGATCGCCGCAACCGCTACGACCGTTTCGGTCATGCGGGGGTGGGCGGGGCGGCCGGGGGAGACCCGTTCGGGGGGTTCCAGGGCGTCAACATCAACGACATCTTCGGGGAGATCTTCGGAGACATCTTTGGTGGACGCGGGGGCCGCCGGGCGAGCAACCGGGGCGCGGATCTGCGCTTCAACCTGGAGATTTCCTTCGAGGAGGCGGCGTTCGGCTGCCGTCCGAAGGTGCCGATTCCGCGGCCGAAGAAGTGCGACACGTGCTCGGGCACGGGCAGCAAGAGCGCCTCGGCGCCCAAGACGTGCGGCACGTGCGGCGGCGCCGGAGAGGTGCGCTTCACCCAGGGCTTCTTCGCCGTGTCGCGGCCGTGCACCGAGTGCGGCGGGACGGGCGCGGTGGTGCCGGATCCGTGCACCAAGTGCAAGGGCTCGGGCAAGGTGCCCAGTGACGAGGTCATCGAGGTCAACATCCCGCCGGGCGTGGACAACGGCACGCGGGTGCGGCTCACGGGCATGGGCGAGCCGGGAGACCGGGGCGGCCCCGCGGGCGACCTGTACGTGACGGTCATCGTGCGCGAGCACCCGCTCTTCCAGCGCGAGGACTACGACGTCTTCTGCGAGGTGCCCATCTCCTTCACCCAGGCGGCGCTGGGCGCGAAGATCGACGTGCCCACGCTCGACGGCAAGGTGAAGATGACGCTCCCCGAGGGCACCCAGTCGGGCAAGGTGTTCCGCCTCAAGGGCAAGGGCGTTCCGCACCTGCACAGCGGCCAGCGCGGCGACCAGCACGTGCGCGTCGTCGTGGAGACGCCCACCGGGCTCACCCAGAAGCAGCGCGAGCTGCTCGAGAAGTTCGCCGAGGCCAGCGGCGAGGAAGCGCACCCGCAGTCGAAGAACTTCTTCGAGAAGGTGCGCGAGCTGTTCGGCTAG